In the genome of Acidovorax sp. 69, the window CGCCGTAGACCGCGATCCGGCCCACCGTCTGCCAGCGCGGAAGATACAGAACCAGGCCACCCTCGGTCGCGGGCAACCCATCGAGCGGAACCTGCAGCCAGATGCTGCGTGGCGCGGCGCCGGTTTGCAGGTCAAGCGACTGCGGCCAGGTATGTGGCAGGGCGACGCTCTGCCATTGATCAGGCTCAGCCGCCTGGGACACGGGAGGAAGCGGAGCAAACGTCCCTTCGGAGCCGCTCGCCAGTTGGGCCGCCCGCACATGCCAGGTGGTGGGTGCCGAACGCCCCACCTCCAGTGACAGCGCCAAACCGCCAGCGATGCCGGCCAGCACAACAAACACCAGACTAAGTATGAAGTAGGCCTTGGACCCGTGCTTCATAAATGGCTTCCAGCTGCGAACGCACCTTGAGCTTGGCGTAGATGCGGCGCACAAAACTCAGCACCGTATTGCGCGACACGCCCATCAGCCCACCAATCTCTTCGTAGCTGAAACCTTTGGTGATGTAGTCAAGCACCTGGCGCTCGCGTGGCGACAACCGGGCCTGCTCCTCCTGCGGCCCGCAGGCTTGCTGCGGTGGCGAAGGGGCGGCCTCTGTCGTCAGGGTCTGGCGAAAGCGGGTCAGCAACTGGCGCGCTATCAACGGGCTTATAGGACTGCCGCCAGCGTGCACATTGCGGATCTCTTCCACGATCAATGCTGGCGTACTGTCTTTGAGGAGGTAGCCTGTGGCACCCGCTTCCAGGCTCTGGATTACATGGGACTCGTCGCCGAACACACTACTGACCATTGCCATGCAGCGTGGCCACTGGCGCTGTGCGGCGCGAATCACGTCCAGGCCAGAGCCATCTGGCAAACCCAGATCCACCAGCAGCACGTCGGCGGCGGGCTGCGCCAGCATCTGCAAGGCTTGTTGGCAATTGACGGCCAAGCTGTGCAGATACACATCTGGTGCCGCATGAATAGCGTCAGCCAGCGCGCGCGCAAAGAACACATCGTCTTCGACCAGAGCGACCCGGATCTGCGGTACAGGAGAAGGCTCGAACATGCGCGCATTGTCGGTCCGCAGGTCGAAGTCTGAGAGCTTGTCACTACAAATAGCGACAGACGCCCCTCCACAAGACCTATCTCGCAATTTGCCGCACTGCAGCATTTTGAGTGTCGGTTAGAGTAGCTCCCGGAGACACTGAAACAACAACGTCAAACGACGCGAAGGGGCCCGCACACATGGTGAAGAAAGCGCCACGCCGCACCGCAGAACGCATTCTGGAAGTGACGCTGGACCTGTTCAACCGGTTCGGCGAACCCAACGTCTCCACCACCCTGATTTCAGCCGAGCTGCGCATCAGCCCTGGCAACCTCTACTACCACTATCCCGCCAAGGACGAGCTGATCAACGCACTGTTTGATCGCTACGAAAGCTCACTCACCGAGCTTCTCGCCGCTGCCGACGGTGTGCGCAACGTGGAGGACGCCTGGTTCTTCATGCACACGCTCTTCGAGCTGATCTGGCAATACCGGTTTTTGTACCGCGATCTCAACGACCTGCTGTCCAAGAACCGGCGCCTGGAGACACATTTTCAGGCCATCCTCAAGAACAAGACCCGCGCCGTGCGGGCCATGCTCGATGGCATGGGCCGTGCGGATGCGCTGCACATCGACTCGCGCGAGCTGGAGGCCACCGCCACCAGCATGGTGGTGGTGCTGACCTACTGGCTCAGCTTCGAATACGTGCGCGACCCGCGCCGCGCGCTGGAGCCTGAAAGCGCCCAGGCAGCGCTGCTGCGGGGCGCCCACCATGTGCTGAACCTGCTCATGCCCTACCTCGAAAGTGGCCAGCGGGCCCACCTGCTGCAGCTGGTGGGCGCTTACGCCACAACCCAAGGCTGACGACCGTCCCCTGCACAAAGCGGCCCCTGGTCACCTGCCACAGAAACCCACCAACAAGAACTTCCGGAGACACACACCATGGCCAAATGGACCCCCTTCCCCCACGCAGGCGACTACCCGTTTGACGCCGCGAGCGTCAAGAAGCACTGGGCGCGACTGCACGGCGGTGATGCTGAACCCTGCCCCAAGGACGCCGCCTTGCTGGAAGCCTGGGCGCTGTTCCACAACGGCGAGTTTGAAAAGGCCGCCACCGTCGGGCTGGCGGCCGGTGGCGGGGGCATCACTGTGGCCAACAAGGCCACCGCCATTTACGCCACCTACCTGGAGCCCAAGGAAAAAACCCGGCTGGACCTGTTCACCCAGGTGGCCGAACGCGCCGAGGCCCAGGCGGCCCAGGAGCCTGGCAATGCCAATGCCTGGTATTGGCACGCCTATGCCCTGGGCCGTTACAGCCAGGGCATCAGCGTGGCCAAAGCCCTGGCACAGGGTTTGGGTGGCAAGGTGAAGGAATCCCTGGAAAAAGCCATCGCCCTATCGCCCAAACACGCCGATTCGCGCATTGCCCTGGGCGCCTTCCACGCGGAGGTGATTGACAAGGTGGGCTCGCTGATTGGCGGCATGACCTACGGCGCCAAAAAAGACACCGGACTGAAGTTGTTCCAGGAAGCGCTCAAACTCAACCCGGGTTCGGCCATTGGCATGATCGAGTACGCCAATGCGCTCGTCATGCTGGAGGGCGACAAGAAAATGAAGGAGGCGACCGCGCTGTACGAGAAAGCCGCCGCCGCCGAACCCATGGACGCCATGGAGCGTCTGGATGTGGAAATGGCGCGGGCTGAACTCGAAGAGTAACCCCCTTGTGGCGCTTCGCGCCGTCCCTCTTCAGCCCCCAAACCGCTGCGCAGCAATCTCCAGCAGCCCGTCAAAAATCAGGTTGTCCACCAACTCAAACGGGCGCGTCATGCTGGGTGCCATCTTCCAGCCGGCGCCGCCGGTCATGATGCAGGCGGGCTCCTGGCCGCAGTGCTGCAACAGGTGCTGGTACATGCGCTCCACTGCGCCAGCGATGGCGTAAGTGCCGCCGCTGGTCAGCGCATCGCTGGTGTTGGTGGGAAACGGGCGCACGTCACCGGTGGGCACATGCAGACCCGCCGTGCCAGACTCCAGTGCGCGCAGCATGATGCCGTGGCCGGGCAGGATGAGGCCCCCCATAAAACGGCCTTCGGTGTCGATGCACTCCACCGTGACGGCGGTGCCCACCATCACCACCACCAGCGGGCGAGCGGGGCCCTGGGCCAGCACATGGTGGCGTGCACCGATCATGGCCACCCAGCGGTCCGAGCCCAGCCGCGAGGGGTGGTCGTAGCCATTGGCCAGCCCCGCCTCTTGCGCAGACGAGACCACCCAGGATGGCGTCACATCCCAGATCTCCATCTGCTCTTGCACACGGCGCTTGATGGCGTCCCCCGCCACCACACAGCCCAGCATGCGTTCGGGGTGGGGCAGCGACGCCCAGCTGCC includes:
- a CDS encoding response regulator transcription factor; amino-acid sequence: MFEPSPVPQIRVALVEDDVFFARALADAIHAAPDVYLHSLAVNCQQALQMLAQPAADVLLVDLGLPDGSGLDVIRAAQRQWPRCMAMVSSVFGDESHVIQSLEAGATGYLLKDSTPALIVEEIRNVHAGGSPISPLIARQLLTRFRQTLTTEAAPSPPQQACGPQEEQARLSPRERQVLDYITKGFSYEEIGGLMGVSRNTVLSFVRRIYAKLKVRSQLEAIYEARVQGLLHT
- a CDS encoding type III pantothenate kinase, encoding MTFLAIDVGNTRLKWALYDAPRPGAALIAHGAEFLDHIDRLAEGSWASLPHPERMLGCVVAGDAIKRRVQEQMEIWDVTPSWVVSSAQEAGLANGYDHPSRLGSDRWVAMIGARHHVLAQGPARPLVVVMVGTAVTVECIDTEGRFMGGLILPGHGIMLRALESGTAGLHVPTGDVRPFPTNTSDALTSGGTYAIAGAVERMYQHLLQHCGQEPACIMTGGAGWKMAPSMTRPFELVDNLIFDGLLEIAAQRFGG
- a CDS encoding TetR/AcrR family transcriptional regulator, which codes for MVKKAPRRTAERILEVTLDLFNRFGEPNVSTTLISAELRISPGNLYYHYPAKDELINALFDRYESSLTELLAAADGVRNVEDAWFFMHTLFELIWQYRFLYRDLNDLLSKNRRLETHFQAILKNKTRAVRAMLDGMGRADALHIDSRELEATATSMVVVLTYWLSFEYVRDPRRALEPESAQAALLRGAHHVLNLLMPYLESGQRAHLLQLVGAYATTQG